One stretch of Desulfovibrio sp. UCD-KL4C DNA includes these proteins:
- a CDS encoding purine-nucleoside phosphorylase — MTSPDLTSSITSHILEKIDNFQVGTTGIILGSGLGEAITKLDNAIEIPYSEIPNLPQSTVKGHSGRLIYGFMNKKPVLVFSGRFHLYEGYSAAEACTSIRIMGTLGIKKVFLTNAAGAINPQFDAGDLMLLTDHINFTGQSPLTGHNYEEWGLRFPDMSKVYCEELRKIALEAAKAVSVRLERGVYIQLSGPNLETPAETRMFRLLGGDAVGMSTAIEAVAAVHMGMKVMGIACMTNKNLPDCMAETTLEEVIEQASKSSAAMSALIREIISRID, encoded by the coding sequence ATGACCTCCCCCGATCTAACAAGTTCTATTACCAGTCATATACTAGAAAAGATAGATAATTTTCAAGTTGGAACCACAGGAATTATTTTAGGTTCAGGACTTGGAGAGGCAATTACAAAATTAGATAATGCAATCGAAATTCCTTATTCAGAAATTCCAAACCTACCGCAATCAACCGTCAAAGGCCACAGCGGTCGCTTAATATATGGTTTTATGAATAAAAAGCCAGTTCTAGTCTTCAGCGGCAGATTTCACCTTTATGAAGGTTATTCTGCGGCGGAAGCATGCACAAGCATTCGCATAATGGGAACACTCGGAATTAAAAAAGTTTTTTTAACCAATGCTGCAGGAGCTATCAACCCGCAGTTTGATGCAGGCGACCTGATGCTTTTAACTGATCATATCAATTTCACAGGACAGTCTCCGCTCACCGGACACAACTATGAAGAATGGGGATTAAGATTCCCGGATATGAGTAAAGTTTATTGCGAAGAACTTAGAAAAATTGCGCTTGAAGCGGCAAAGGCTGTGTCTGTCCGTCTTGAACGCGGTGTTTACATTCAGCTTTCAGGTCCTAACCTTGAAACTCCGGCTGAAACACGCATGTTCAGACTTCTTGGCGGAGACGCTGTCGGTATGTCCACAGCCATCGAAGCTGTTGCCGCCGTTCATATGGGAATGAAAGTTATGGGCATAGCTTGTATGACAAACAAAAATCTCCCTGACTGCATGGCTGAAACAACACTCGAAGAAGTAATCGAACAAGCATCAAAATCATCTGCAGCAATGTCTGCGCTTATTCGTGAGATTATTTCCCGTATAGATTAA
- a CDS encoding MotA/TolQ/ExbB proton channel family protein: protein MDFSTLIGMLVGLSLVVGAIFMGGAVDVFVNLPGMMIVIGGTLASICVAFPFEEVIQALIAGFKAFASRKVKVNEVVNIMVKVAEISRREGLIALENVQTENVVLRKSCQLIADNADPELIRTTLQIEISAMKRRHKIAHDVYKRLAGLAPAFGMLGTLIGLVQMLSNLEDPKSIGPAMAVAILTTFYGSVLATVLFIPIGAKLRARTLQEQLHLEIIFEGAKCILENNNPRLVYEKLSSFLAPKDRTGE from the coding sequence ATGGATTTTTCCACACTAATCGGAATGCTTGTCGGGCTTTCTCTTGTTGTCGGTGCAATTTTTATGGGCGGGGCTGTTGATGTTTTTGTCAATCTTCCCGGCATGATGATTGTTATCGGAGGTACTCTTGCCTCTATCTGCGTTGCTTTTCCTTTCGAGGAAGTAATCCAAGCTTTAATTGCCGGTTTCAAAGCCTTTGCATCAAGGAAAGTTAAGGTCAATGAAGTTGTCAATATTATGGTTAAGGTTGCTGAAATAAGCAGACGTGAAGGACTTATCGCACTTGAGAATGTCCAGACAGAAAATGTTGTTTTAAGGAAGTCATGTCAGCTTATTGCTGATAATGCTGATCCTGAACTTATCCGTACGACTCTTCAAATAGAAATATCTGCTATGAAAAGGCGGCACAAGATTGCGCATGATGTCTATAAACGTCTTGCGGGACTTGCTCCTGCTTTCGGTATGCTCGGGACTCTCATCGGGCTTGTCCAGATGCTTTCAAATCTTGAAGACCCCAAGTCTATCGGTCCTGCAATGGCTGTTGCAATTTTAACTACTTTTTATGGTTCTGTTCTGGCAACCGTTTTATTTATACCTATCGGGGCTAAACTTAGAGCTCGAACTCTTCAAGAACAATTGCATTTGGAAATTATTTTCGAAGGAGCTAAATGTATCCTTGAAAATAATAACCCGAGGCTTGTTTATGAAAAATTGTCATCTTTCCTCGCTCCTAAAGATAGAACGGGAGAGTAA
- a CDS encoding OmpA family protein codes for MSSEELKSSILPDDIAEDEDDSNEWITTFADLSMLLLVFFILLYSMSEVDAKKFDMTFQSVTKAITGKLDKIATSKSSREEAGEILNQVVTRREIIKAQKKVFEDVKYLQTTKGVEGIMSAKFEEGNIIIKLPSDVLFNLGEVTLNPRGKQAVAALRDFFIKHADQYINIKGYTDDIQPRAGSRLKDNWEVSSLRAVNVLRYLMKLGIKPNRLTATGLGEMDPLVPNNSPRNRQRNRRVVFVLDKILTGP; via the coding sequence ATGAGTAGTGAAGAACTCAAGTCTTCCATTTTGCCGGATGATATTGCAGAAGATGAAGATGATTCCAATGAATGGATAACTACATTTGCTGATTTATCTATGCTTTTGCTGGTTTTTTTTATTTTGCTTTATTCTATGTCTGAAGTTGATGCTAAAAAATTTGATATGACATTTCAGTCTGTGACTAAAGCGATTACCGGAAAACTTGATAAAATAGCTACGAGTAAGTCTTCGCGTGAAGAAGCCGGAGAAATTTTAAATCAGGTTGTAACGCGTAGAGAGATAATTAAGGCACAGAAGAAAGTTTTTGAAGATGTTAAGTATCTCCAGACAACCAAAGGGGTTGAGGGGATTATGAGTGCAAAATTTGAAGAAGGAAATATTATTATAAAGCTTCCGTCGGATGTTTTGTTTAATCTCGGTGAAGTTACTTTGAATCCAAGAGGTAAGCAGGCTGTTGCTGCTCTCAGAGATTTTTTTATTAAGCACGCGGATCAGTATATAAATATCAAAGGGTATACCGATGATATTCAGCCTAGAGCTGGCAGTCGTCTTAAGGATAACTGGGAAGTTTCCTCTTTGCGTGCAGTCAATGTTCTTAGATATTTGATGAAGTTAGGTATTAAACCAAACAGACTGACTGCGACAGGTCTTGGAGAAATGGATCCACTTGTTCCCAATAATTCTCCTCGCAACCGACAGCGCAACAGGCGTGTTGTATTTGTTCTAGATAAAATATTAACTGGGCCTTAA
- a CDS encoding PilZ domain-containing protein, with translation MDLSYDSANKARGAFRTSVPGLAIRIKGYSVSYSVKDFSVNGLAFAAGKDFFAVGKQLHVDLLLGQKEILIGITCEVVRHIDDGLVGCVFLDLDKYQEERLDKLVLEIQKRMIQLRKKKGVS, from the coding sequence ATGGATTTATCTTACGATAGTGCAAATAAGGCGAGGGGTGCCTTTCGGACAAGTGTTCCGGGGCTTGCTATAAGAATAAAGGGATACTCTGTTTCTTATAGTGTTAAAGATTTCAGTGTAAACGGGCTTGCTTTTGCTGCAGGAAAAGATTTTTTTGCTGTTGGAAAACAGCTTCACGTAGATCTGCTTTTAGGCCAGAAAGAGATTCTTATTGGAATTACCTGTGAGGTTGTTAGGCACATTGATGATGGATTGGTTGGTTGCGTCTTTCTTGATCTTGATAAATATCAGGAAGAAAGACTTGATAAGCTGGTTCTTGAAATCCAAAAGCGAATGATCCAGCTTCGCAAGAAAAAAGGCGTATCCTGA